The genomic interval GCGTGTGTGACATGATATCTCTCCTTTTTTTATGGTTATGGAAAACCCTGAGGAGAGATATCATTTTTCCATCGCAAATGGTATTGCAGATTAAAAATGACCAGGCGTGAAGCCTGTCAGAATTTAAAGCACCGGCCTCGGAGTACGGGAACTGCCGCAAAGCGGCTTACTTGAACGTGAGTGCACTGCGGATCAGCTATACCGAAGGCTCCTTTCCGCTCAGAAGCCGCTCGATGTTGGCGGCATGTTTGTAAATGATCAGAACCGATGACAGAATCGCTGCAGGCAACAGGGGAAAATCGTAATAGCCGGTAGCGATGGGCAACAGCGCTGCCGCCGAGAGGGATCCCACCGAAGCCTTTCGGCTAAGCCCAACCCCAAGCAGAAACGCCCCCAGCGCCCAGAGCGCGCCCCAGGGGCACAAGATACCGAACACGCCGGCTGTGGTGGCAACGCCTTTCCCGCCGTTCCTGAATCCGGTATATACTGGAAACATGTGCCCCAGGATGGCCAAAAGCCCCGTCAGTGAGATCAGGATAACAGAGAAGACGGGAGAATTGAGCAACTCATGGCGATGCACAAACCAGAGCATCCAACCTGCGGGAAGAGCCCCCTTGAATATGTCCGCGAACAGGGTCAGAAATCCCCAGAAATTCCCACCGACTCTTCGGACATTGGTAGCGCCGATATTGCCGCTGCCAACCCGGGTAATGTCGATGCCGATCCACCTCCCGAACAACCTGCCGAAGGGAATGGAGCCGCACAAATAGGCAAAAATCGGAAGAAAGAGCAACATAGGCTTTCCGGTTCACGTGCAGACAAGTGCAAGTCAGGTGTCGCTTCGCGACGTC from Desulfatirhabdium butyrativorans DSM 18734 carries:
- the plsY gene encoding glycerol-3-phosphate 1-O-acyltransferase PlsY; the protein is MLLFLPIFAYLCGSIPFGRLFGRWIGIDITRVGSGNIGATNVRRVGGNFWGFLTLFADIFKGALPAGWMLWFVHRHELLNSPVFSVILISLTGLLAILGHMFPVYTGFRNGGKGVATTAGVFGILCPWGALWALGAFLLGVGLSRKASVGSLSAAALLPIATGYYDFPLLPAAILSSVLIIYKHAANIERLLSGKEPSV